The Syngnathus typhle isolate RoL2023-S1 ecotype Sweden linkage group LG11, RoL_Styp_1.0, whole genome shotgun sequence genome contains a region encoding:
- the ddi2 gene encoding protein DDI1 homolog 2 isoform X1, with protein MLVTVFCAPRDRPESTFALDVSPELELRDFVALCELESGIPAGEIQISYVEQPLKDPTRALGTYGVKDGDVVVLRQADRRPPPTQPAFPGLPHIDFRSITVPGASTSTAPRSTVRPPQQQAAPPALQQQQQQQMPPQQQPELSTQPSTINPPAVRGSSSQGLDDPALLQQMLLSNPHELSLLKERNPPLAEALLSGDLERFTKVLLEQQQDRAKREQERIRLLTADPFDLEAQAKIEEDIRQHNVEENMTIAMEEAPESFGQVVMLYINCKVNGHPVKAFVDSGAQMTIMSQACADRCNIMRLVDRRWAGIAKGVGTQKIIGRVHLAQVQIEGDFLPCSFSILEDQPMDMLLGLDMLKRHQCSIDLKKSVLVIGTTGTETRFLSEAELPECARLAYGPEGREAARPEEMADRELAEALQRSIHESDTADGQTTSPQPPPLSLPTAADQMSSSAHPHKADSDCSESTLELTSGSDQLGLQEPHLPIEQDQLQPPPLEDCTVSVEEAPGPCQSAEALHCPEGNENGTTEASQTENSPALPYPELAPSQPMEHEAAESGTTHPCQSGSVQMDSSCRDQPESSDSIPSLAAALLELHELLLSNNCSTSHPSTHPQEEEPTRVRAEPSDAKAKPSTACDVSSESAGADSSDGPLEPPSEVRDPNVYHPELVAPLQPPTVARDSSIYHPESPSSPDCDGNFREPLEGHQGSGDAHGRVSTPDSLVSGTTYTPPPITFTEQYPAEHIQRIQAAGFSARDAAEALEQAHGVVELALLALLARSITVPT; from the exons ATGCTGGTCACCGTTTTCTGCGCGCCGAGAGATCGCCCAGAAAGCACATTCGCCCTCGATGTGTCTCCAGAGCTGGAGCTGAGAGACTTTGTGGCACTTTGTGAACTGGAATCGGGAATCCCGGCGGGGGAAATTCAG atcTCCTATGTAGAGCAGCCCCTAAAAGACCCCACTCGTGCCTTGGGGACCTACGGGGTGAAGGATGGAGACGTCGTGGTCCTCAGGCAAGCCGACAGAAGGCCGCCACCCACTCAGCCAGCCTTCCCAG GTCTGCCCCATATCGACTTTCGCTCCATCACAGTCCCAGGCGCCTCGACTTCAACCGCTCCCCGTAGTACCGTCAGGCCGCCGCAACAACAGGCCGCACCACCGGcgctgcagcagcaacagcagcagcagatgcCCCCTCAGCAACAACCAGAGCTCAGCACGCAGCCCTCCACCATCAACCCACCGGCCGTTCGCGGTTCCTCTTCTCAGGGGCTTGACGACCCCGCCTTACTCCAGCAGATGCTCCTGTCCAATCCGCACGAGCTGTCTCTCCTAAAAGAGCGAAATCCACCGCTCGCCGAGGCCTTGCTGAGCGGAGATCTCG AGCGCTTTACCAAAGTTCTGCTGGAGCAACAGCAGGATCGAGCCAAGCGCGAGCAAGAGCGAATCAGACTGCTGACTGCAGATCCTTTCGATTTGGAAGCGCAAGCAAAGATCGAGGAAGATATCAG GCAGCACAACGTAGAAGAAAATATGACAATTGCAATGGAGGAGGCCCCAGAAAGCTTCGGGCAGGTTGTTATGCTCTACATTAATTGCAAAGTCAACGGGCACCCTGTCAAAGCTTTTGTCGACTCAG GCGCTCAAATGACCATCATGAGCCAAGCCTGTGCAGACCGCTGCAACATCATGCGATTAGTCGATCGCCGCTGGGCGGGCATCGCCAAGGGTGTGGGCACGCAGAAGATCATTGGCAGGGTTCATTTGG CTCAGGTCCAGATCGAAGGGGACTTTCTTCCTTGCTCTTTCTCCATCTTGGAGGACCAGCCGATGGACATGCTGCTCGGTCTCGACATGCTTAAGAGACATCAG TGTTCGATCGATCTGAAGAAAAGCGTCCTGGTCATCGGCACAACGGGCACCGAGACTCGTTTCTTGTCCGAGGCCGAGCTGCCCGAATGCGCCCGGCTAGCCTACGGGCCCGAGGGACGCGAGGCAGCCCGCCCCGAAGAGATGGCGGACAGGGAACTTGCGGAGGCACTTCAACGGTCCATACACGAAAGTG ACACTGCAGACGGACAGACTACCTCACCGCAGCCGCCGCCATTGTCCCTACCCACAGCCGCAGACCAAATGTCCTCAAGCGCCCATCCCcacaaagctgactctgattgCTCAGAGTCCACCCTGGAGCTGACCTCAGGATCGGACCAACTTGGCCTCCAGGAACCTCATCTGCCTATAGAGCAGGATCAGCTCCAGCCGCCCCCTCTGGAAGATTGTACTGTCTCTGTAGAAGAAGCCCCGGGACCCTGTCAGTCAGCTGAAGCCCTCCATTGTCCAGAAGGTAATGAGAACGGGACTACGGAAGCATCCCAAACAGAGAACAGCCCAGCCCTCCCCTATCCAGAACTAGCACCCAGTCAGCCCATGGAGCATGAGGCAGCCGAGTCTGGAACGACACATCCTTGCCAGTCGGGCTCTGTCCAAATGGACTCCTCGTGCCGGGATCAGCCCGAGAGCTCTGACAGCATCCCGTCCCTGGCCGCTGCTCTCTTGGAGCTCCATGAACTGCTGCTCTCCAACAACTGCAGTACCTCCCATCCCTCAACGCATCCCCAGGAGGAGGAGCCAACCCGAGTCAGAGCAGAACCAAGCGATGCCAAAGCCAAACCATCTACTGCTTGCGATGTGTCCTCTGAGAGTGCAGGGGCAGACTCTTCGGACGGGCCTCTGGAGCCTCCATCTGAAGTCAGAGACCCCAACGTCTATCATCCCGAGTTAGTGGCTCCTCTACAACCACCAACTGTAGCCAGAGACTCCAGCATTTATCATCCCGAGTCACCAAGTTCCCCAGATTGTGACGGGAACTTCAGGGAACCCCTGGAGGGGCACCAGGGGAGCGGGGATGCACATGGACGAGTAAGCACGCCGGACAGTCTTGTCTCCGGCACCACCTACACCCCACCTCCCATAACCTTTACAGAACAATATCCAGCCGAACACATCCAGAGAATCCAGGCTGCAGGTTTCTCTGCCCGCGATGCTGCAGAGGCTCTTGAGCAGGCGCATGGGGTCGTGGAGCTGGCTTTGCTGGCCCTCCTGGCCCGCAGCATCACCGTGCCCACCTAA
- the ddi2 gene encoding protein DDI1 homolog 2 isoform X2, with the protein MLVTVFCAPRDRPESTFALDVSPELELRDFVALCELESGIPAGEIQISYVEQPLKDPTRALGTYGVKDGDVVVLRQADRRPPPTQPAFPGLPHIDFRSITVPGASTSTAPRSTVRPPQQQAAPPALQQQQQQQMPPQQQPELSTQPSTINPPAVRGSSSQGLDDPALLQQMLLSNPHELSLLKERNPPLAEALLSGDLERFTKVLLEQQQDRAKREQERIRLLTADPFDLEAQAKIEEDIRQHNVEENMTIAMEEAPESFGQVVMLYINCKVNGHPVKAFVDSGAQMTIMSQACADRCNIMRLVDRRWAGIAKGVGTQKIIGRVHLAQVQIEGDFLPCSFSILEDQPMDMLLGLDMLKRHQCSIDLKKSVLVIGTTGTETRFLSEAELPECARLAYGPEGREAARPEEMADRELAEALQRSIHESEQH; encoded by the exons ATGCTGGTCACCGTTTTCTGCGCGCCGAGAGATCGCCCAGAAAGCACATTCGCCCTCGATGTGTCTCCAGAGCTGGAGCTGAGAGACTTTGTGGCACTTTGTGAACTGGAATCGGGAATCCCGGCGGGGGAAATTCAG atcTCCTATGTAGAGCAGCCCCTAAAAGACCCCACTCGTGCCTTGGGGACCTACGGGGTGAAGGATGGAGACGTCGTGGTCCTCAGGCAAGCCGACAGAAGGCCGCCACCCACTCAGCCAGCCTTCCCAG GTCTGCCCCATATCGACTTTCGCTCCATCACAGTCCCAGGCGCCTCGACTTCAACCGCTCCCCGTAGTACCGTCAGGCCGCCGCAACAACAGGCCGCACCACCGGcgctgcagcagcaacagcagcagcagatgcCCCCTCAGCAACAACCAGAGCTCAGCACGCAGCCCTCCACCATCAACCCACCGGCCGTTCGCGGTTCCTCTTCTCAGGGGCTTGACGACCCCGCCTTACTCCAGCAGATGCTCCTGTCCAATCCGCACGAGCTGTCTCTCCTAAAAGAGCGAAATCCACCGCTCGCCGAGGCCTTGCTGAGCGGAGATCTCG AGCGCTTTACCAAAGTTCTGCTGGAGCAACAGCAGGATCGAGCCAAGCGCGAGCAAGAGCGAATCAGACTGCTGACTGCAGATCCTTTCGATTTGGAAGCGCAAGCAAAGATCGAGGAAGATATCAG GCAGCACAACGTAGAAGAAAATATGACAATTGCAATGGAGGAGGCCCCAGAAAGCTTCGGGCAGGTTGTTATGCTCTACATTAATTGCAAAGTCAACGGGCACCCTGTCAAAGCTTTTGTCGACTCAG GCGCTCAAATGACCATCATGAGCCAAGCCTGTGCAGACCGCTGCAACATCATGCGATTAGTCGATCGCCGCTGGGCGGGCATCGCCAAGGGTGTGGGCACGCAGAAGATCATTGGCAGGGTTCATTTGG CTCAGGTCCAGATCGAAGGGGACTTTCTTCCTTGCTCTTTCTCCATCTTGGAGGACCAGCCGATGGACATGCTGCTCGGTCTCGACATGCTTAAGAGACATCAG TGTTCGATCGATCTGAAGAAAAGCGTCCTGGTCATCGGCACAACGGGCACCGAGACTCGTTTCTTGTCCGAGGCCGAGCTGCCCGAATGCGCCCGGCTAGCCTACGGGCCCGAGGGACGCGAGGCAGCCCGCCCCGAAGAGATGGCGGACAGGGAACTTGCGGAGGCACTTCAACGGTCCATACACGAAAGTG AACAGCACTGA
- the edem1 gene encoding ER degradation-enhancing alpha-mannosidase-like protein 1 produces MQWRSLVVGVVVVRLSVSLWLAFGLGAYVSLGTSHSGGAGTEEPSTGEKKCGDSWSKHINGNKHEETTGTCAKLAEESPKRSYLSFFDGNKDDYVRRYSSFPGTLRATMKEKAREMFYFGYDNYMKYAFPKDELNPIDCEGRGPDVHNPSNININDVLGNYSLTLIDALDTLLVLGNVTEFRRAVELVIDTVSFDKDSTVQVFEVNIRILGSLISAHILLTDSKHPFGRVSFEGYDNQLLHLAHDLAVRLLPAFENTSTGIPHPRVNLKSGVPYGSINETCTAGAGSLLVEFGILSRLTGDSTFEFVARRAVRALWELRNSETGLLGNIVNIQTGHWVGKQSGLGAGMDSFYEYLLKSYILFGEKEDYAMFQAAYASIQNHLRRGRESCNEGEGDPPIYVNVNMMSGEIMNTWIDSLQAFFPGLQVLNGDVENAICLHAFYYAIWKRFGALPERYNWQRQAPDVLFYPLRPELVESTYLLYQATKNPFYLHVGMDILQSLETNTKVRCGYATLHHVVHKSKEDRMESFFLSETCKYLYLLFDEDNPLHKSGNKYIFTTEGHVMPVDKRFREKRWNSKCAREDDTALQTTITEQPSRNSSNCIRIPDARRYTLPLKSVYMRQIDQMVGLL; encoded by the exons ATGCAATGGCGGTCGTTGGTAGTCGGTGTGGTCGTCGTGAGACTGTCTGTCAGCTTGTGGCTCGCCTTTGGACTTGGAGCGTACGTTAGCTTGGGCACCAGCCATTCCGGCGGAGCCGGCACGGAGGAGCCCTCGACCGGGGAGAAGAAATGCGGCGACTCGTGGTCCAAGCACATAAACGGTAACAAACATGAGGAGACCACCGGGACTTGCGCCAAGTTGGCGGAGGAGTCTCCGAAGAGGTCCTACCTGAGCTTCTTCGACGGCAATAAGGACGATTACGTCCGCAGATACAGCTCCTTCCCTGGCACGCTGAGAGCCACCATGAAGGAGAAGGCCAGAGAAATGTTCTACTTTGGTTATGACAACTACATGAAGTATGCGTTCCCCAAAGACGAGCTCAACCCAATTGACTGCGAGGGCAGGGGCCCTGACGTACACAACCC TTCCAACATCAACATCAATGACGTCCTGGGAAACTACTCGCTAACACTTATTGACGCCTTGGACACCCTACTG GTGCTTGGAAATGTCACGGAGTTCCGGCGGGCCGTCGAGCTGGTTATTGACACTGTGTCATTTGACAAGGATTCAACGGTGCAAGTGTTTGAGGTCAACATCAGGATATTAGGCAGCCTCATCTCAGCTCACATTCTGCTCACGGACTCCAAGCATCCATTCGGAAGGGTGAGCTTCGAGGGCTACGACAACCAGCTGCTGCATTTGGCGCACGACTTGGCCGTGCGCTTGCTGCCTGCCTTTGAGAACACCAGCACAGGCATTCCGCACCCCAGG gtgAATCTGAAAAGCGGAGTCCCGTACGGCAGTATTAACGAGACGTGTACCGCAGGAGCTGGATCTCTGCTAGTGGAGTTTGGAATCCTGAGCCGCTTGACCGGAGATTCCACGTTTGAGTTTGTGGCTCGACGAGCGGTCAGAGCCCTCTGGGAGCTGCGGAACAGTGAAACTGGTCTTCTAG GCAATATCGTCAACATCCAAACGGGTCACTGGGTGGGCAAACAGAGCGGTCTGGGCGCCGGCATGGACTCCTTCTACGAGTATCTGCTCAAGTCATACATCCTGTTTGGCGAGAAGGAGGACTACGCCATGTTCCAAGCCGCTTACGCTAGCATCCAGAACCACTTGAGGCGAGG GCGAGAATCGTGCAACGAAGGAGAAGGCGACCCTCCCATCTACGTCAATGTGAACATGATGAGCGGCGAGATCATGAACACGTGGATAGATTCCCTGCAGGCCTTTTTCCCCGGACTGCAG gtgctAAATGGTGATGTAGAAAACGCCATTTGCCTCCACGCCTTCTACTATGCCATCTGGAAACGCTTTGGGGCGTTACCAGAGAGGTACAACTGGCAGCGGCAGGCTCCCGATGTTCTCTTTTACCCACTCAGACCTGAGTTGGTGGAGTCCACCTATCTGCTCTACCAG GCGACCAAAAATCCTTTTTACTTGCATGTTGGAATGGACATTCTCCAGAGCCTTGAAACAAATACCAAAGTCAG ATGCGGCTATGCCACCCTCCATCACGTTGTCCACAAATCCAAAGAAGATCGCATGGAGAGTTTCTTCCTCAGCGAGACCTGCAAATACCTTTATTTG CTATTTGACGAGGACAACCCGCTTCACAAATCGGGCAATAAGTACATCTTCACCACCGAGGGTCACGTGATGCCCGTCGACAAGCGCTTTCGGGAGAAAAGGTGGAACAGCAAGTGTGCGCGTGAAGACGACACGGCGTTGCAGACGACGATAACTGAGCAGCCCTCCCGGAACAGCAGCAAT TGCATCCGGATCCCCGACGCACGTCGATACACGCTTCCTCTGAAGAGCGTCTACATGAGGCAGATTGATCAAATGGTAGGGCTGCTCTGA
- the arl8ba gene encoding ADP-ribosylation factor-like protein 8B-A, which translates to MLALINRLLDWFKSLFWKEEMELTLVGLQYSGKTTFVNVIASGHFSEDMIPTVGFNMRKVTKGNVTIKIWDIGGQPRFRSMWERYCRGVNAIVYMVDAADRDKVEASRNELHNLLDKPQLQGIPVLVLGNKRDLPTALDEKQLIEKMNLAAIQDREICCYSVSCKEKDNIDITLQWLIQHSKSRRS; encoded by the exons ATGCTGGCGCTAATAAACCGGCTTTTAGACTGGTTCAAGTCTCTCTTTTGGAAGGAAGAGATGGAGCTGACCCTGGTCGGCCTTCAGTATTCGGGGAAAACGACGTTCGTCAACGTAATCGCC TCAGGCCATTTCAGCGAAGACATGATTCCCACAGTTGGCTTCAATATGAGGAAGGTCACAAAAGGAAATGTCACCATCAAG ATCTGGGACATCGGAGGGCAACCACGGTTTCGGAGCATGTGGGAGCGCTACTGTCGGGGTGTCAACGCCATTGT ATACATGGTGGATGCGGCAGACCGAGACAAGGTGGAAGCATCTAGGAACGAGCTTCACAATCTATTAGACAAACCTCAGCTGCAAGGGATCCCC GTTTTGGTGCTGGGGAACAAAAGAGACCTGCCTACTGCTTTAGATGAGAAACAGCTTATTGAGAAAAT GAATCTGGCAGCCATTCAGGACAGGGAGATATGCTGCTATTCCGTCTCttgcaaagaaaaagacaacattG ATATCACCCTTCAGTGGCTCATTCAGCACTCAAAGTCCCGAAGGAGCTGA